The DNA sequence TTGGCGTCGTTGTGTTGGTTCATGCCATTGTTGGGACCGACGGACCTCATGGCCAGTTGCCCTTGGCCGGCTTGCAGGTGGCTGTGTTGGATATTTGGGTGTTGCTGAGGATCTTGTAATAGGTGTGGGCTATTAAAGGGTGGTCGTGGCTGGAACGTGCCTTGCTGCTGAGCCATGGCTGCAGCCTGAGGATGCTGCATGTAAAACCCTCCTTGTTGCATTGCGGGATGAGGAGTCATCTGCATTTTTCAATATACGGATAAGCGAAAAATGTCAAATGTTATCAGTTAACTTCCTCTTACAGACTCCAATAGATACCTGGGTAGGCATTGCTGGCGTTTGAGGTTGGGCATCAGCTATAGCAGCCAAATACATCAGGTTCTTTTGAAGTTGAGCCTGGTACCTGATCAATTCATATAATCAAAAGGATACCCCGACCAACCATATGTAATAAGTcttcaaataacaaaaaacacGTTCAGAGGCTATATATGACGATGTCCTACATCCAAAATTAATCTTATGCTCTGGCTTGTTATGATAACATTTTCAGTTGCCCgtcatcaaaatttaattttgaatgacACTGATCTCGGTACTCAGCAGACCCTAGTCACCATACTTGGGCCTTAGCCTATGATTCTACTTACAT is a window from the Salvia hispanica cultivar TCC Black 2014 chromosome 1, UniMelb_Shisp_WGS_1.0, whole genome shotgun sequence genome containing:
- the LOC125202503 gene encoding GRF1-interacting factor 3-like, producing the protein MQQPGPMFPVMPSFPPTNITTEQIQKYLDENKKLILAILDNQNLGKLAECAQYQAQLQKNLMYLAAIADAQPQTPAMPTQMTPHPAMQQGGFYMQHPQAAAMAQQQGTFQPRPPFNSPHLLQDPQQHPNIQHSHLQAGQGQLAMRSVGPNNGMNQHNDANLGGASSSIPASNSNLTDIRGVSRQDKPDSRIAGSSDGQGNSTAVRGGGDAEEGK